In Salifodinibacter halophilus, the genomic window GCCTTGCTGGAGGGCGCGCTCAGCGCGGTGGCGCTGTTCTCCGGCCCGTCCGCGCTCGGCAAAGGCTGGCTGGCGCTGTACGCGCTGGCCTCGCTGGCGTTCGGCGCGCTGGCGCTGGTACGGCCGCTGGCGATTGCCGATGCGCTCATCCTGCTGCTCGGGCTGTGGCTGGTCGTCGGCGGCGTGCTGCGCGTGTTCTGGTCGGTCGCATTGCGCAAGGCCATCGACCACGAGTG contains:
- a CDS encoding HdeD family acid-resistance protein, whose amino-acid sequence is ALLEGALSAVALFSGPSALGKGWLALYALASLAFGALALVRPLAIADALILLLGLWLVVGGVLRVFWSVALRKAIDHE